The following is a genomic window from candidate division KSB1 bacterium.
CAGCCACAGCGCTTCTTTATCCCGCATCCTCTGAAACCGGATAATAATATCTTGAATCGTATTGTTAAAAGCATGTCCCATATGCAGTATATCAGTCACGTTCGGCGGCGGGATCACAATCGTGTACGGCTGGCGGTCGGTATTGGCTTCTGCATGAAAATAATTCCTATCCAGCCAGAACTGATATAGGCGATCTTCAACGCTTTTTGCGTCGTAAATTTTTTGTAATTCTTGCTGCATTTTACTCCAACAGATACGCTAAATTCATAAAATTAAACCAAAAAATATACGAATATTCGGGTCGAATGTCAATAACTTAAACAGGGTGAAAAATAAAAAGGCAGGGTATTAAAAACTGAAATTTTAATGTAGAAACTCGTGGCTTGGTTAAAGCTCAAGCCATTTTCCATGCGACTTAATCAACTCAATCAACCGATCATCGGCCTTCTCTTCAGGAATATTTCTTTCGACACATTCTTTACCGACAAACAGGTTAACTTTTTCTGGCCCCGCTCCAACGTAGCCAAAATCTGCGTCCGCCATTTCACCAGGTCCGTTTACAATGCAGCCCATGATGGCAATTTTAACACCTTTTAAATGATCGGTTTTGGATTTGATTCGTTCGGTTGTGGTCTGCAAATTAAATAGAGTTCGACCGCAAGAAGGACAGGAAATGTAATCTGTTTTAGAAATTCGAACACGAGTCGCCTGCAGAATATTGTAGCTTAAGCGAAGCAAATCATCAGCGGGTAAATTTGCATCGATGTGAATCGAATCGCCGATTCCGTCACAAAGCAATGATCCAAGTTGGGAGGACGCATCCAGAATTGTGGATTCGAGATCGGTATCGGTAGAATATCGCAGCAACATGGGGAAATTAGCCTCCATCGCATCAAGCCGGCCCGCCAAGTAGCGGTAGTTTCTCACATTATTGTGATAGCCGGACAAAGAAAAGAGAATATTCCAGTAGTCAAACTCTTTACAAATGTTTAGAATAAGATTCAGCGCTTTGTCGATACTTGCGAAGTTGGCGGGCTTGATTTTCCATTCGACTGGCATGCCAAACATTTTGGCTGCACTCACTACCTCGGTTAAATCAGCATTTGAATTAGGAGAAAATACCAGGCGTTCAGCTGATTTGGCTACCTCAAAAGCCAGCTCGGGAATCTGTGAAAAATCCACAGCAAACGGAAGCCATAGCTCTCGCTTGAAGGCCCTGTTTTTTAATTTAGCGAATTGCTTGAGTTCTTCATGTGATTGAACAGAGACATGGATTGTTTCACATTCAAAAGTTTGCGTTCCGTTTGCGCCGCTAACGATCTGCAATGGGTCATTGGATTTTTTCCCGAGGAACTCAGAGATTTCGCCTAAAGCTGCCGGCGTGTCTGACAAAGAGGTTGAAAGTGAGAGTTCAACTCGCGGTAAATCATCCCCGCTTAATTTGTAGTAAATTTGATCGCAAGTCAAGGTTTGTCTGCGTTCATATTCGAATGGATTCGGTATTCTCAGGTGATTTCCGTTTTTAGAAATATTCTGAATCGTCTTATTCTTTTTTAAGTTATTATATTTTTCAACCAGCTTAAACGCTACAGGCACTTCGGCCACACTGTCTTCAGTCAGAGAAACCCGAATGGTATCGCCAATGCCATCCTCCAAAAGCGAGCCGATGCCCACTGCAGACTTGATGCGCCCCTCTTCTCCATCGCCGGCTTCGGTCACGCCCAAATGAAACGGATAATCCATTCCCAGTTCATCCATTCGAGCTGCTAACAAACGATAAGCTTGAATTGCCACCAGTGGATTTGAAGA
Proteins encoded in this region:
- the ispG gene encoding (E)-4-hydroxy-3-methylbut-2-enyl-diphosphate synthase, giving the protein MASEIKFCDSLFEYRRRKTRVVQIADVAVGGDNPIRVQSMTISDTMNTKATVEEVIQLVEVGCEIVRITAPSINEAENLKNIKTELSKHGIHVPLVADIHFTPNAALVAANYVEKVRINPGNYADRKRFEQYEYTDAEYQQELERIDEKFKPLVAKCKSLGRAIRIGTNHGSLSDRIMNRYGDTPEGMVESALEFVRICEKYDYHEIILSMKSSNPLVAIQAYRLLAARMDELGMDYPFHLGVTEAGDGEEGRIKSAVGIGSLLEDGIGDTIRVSLTEDSVAEVPVAFKLVEKYNNLKKNKTIQNISKNGNHLRIPNPFEYERRQTLTCDQIYYKLSGDDLPRVELSLSTSLSDTPAALGEISEFLGKKSNDPLQIVSGANGTQTFECETIHVSVQSHEELKQFAKLKNRAFKRELWLPFAVDFSQIPELAFEVAKSAERLVFSPNSNADLTEVVSAAKMFGMPVEWKIKPANFASIDKALNLILNICKEFDYWNILFSLSGYHNNVRNYRYLAGRLDAMEANFPMLLRYSTDTDLESTILDASSQLGSLLCDGIGDSIHIDANLPADDLLRLSYNILQATRVRISKTDYISCPSCGRTLFNLQTTTERIKSKTDHLKGVKIAIMGCIVNGPGEMADADFGYVGAGPEKVNLFVGKECVERNIPEEKADDRLIELIKSHGKWLEL